Proteins from a single region of Puntigrus tetrazona isolate hp1 chromosome 2, ASM1883169v1, whole genome shotgun sequence:
- the pnp5b gene encoding purine nucleoside phosphorylase 5b isoform X2 codes for MFPDSSTGYGYEECKATADWLLAQAPVRPLLGVVCGSGLGGLAEMLKDQTAVRYGDVPGFPQSTVDGHAGRLVFGTLKGKPCVCMQGRFHLYEGHPIQKTTMPMRVFKLMGVETVILTNAAGGLNPDFTVGDIMVIKDHINIPGFAGNNPLVGENDKRFGERFPCMSDAYDRGLQRLVHSLAAELDYSGFIQEGVYSALGGPSFETVAECRMLRSLGADAVGMSTVHEVIVARHCGMRVLALSLITNQAVMDYDSEKKANHEEVLQTGQLRAQQMEKLVSGVVSRMELADRRH; via the exons ATGTTTCCAGACTCAAGCACAGG GTACGGTTACGAGGAGTGTAAGGCCacagctgattggctgctggCTCAGGCCCCGGTGCGGCCCCTGCTGGGCGTCGTGTGCGGCTCGGGGCTCGGGGGACTGGCCGAGATGCTGAAAGATCAGACGGCGGTCAGGTACGGGGACGTCCCGGGCTTCCCGCAGAGCACCG TGGACGGTCACGCCGGGAGGCTGGTGTTCGGCACGCTCAAAGGAAAGCCGTGCGTCTGCATGCAGGGCAGGTTTCATCTCTACGAAGGACACCCCATTCAGAAG ACCACGATGCCCATGCGTGTGTTTAAGCTGATGGGCGTGGAGACGGTGATCCTGACCAACGCCGCCGGAGGACTCAACCCGGACTTCACCGTCGGAGACATCATGGTCATCAAAGACCACATCAATATCCCGGGCTTCGCTGGAAACAACCCGCTGGTGGGAGAAAACGACAAGAG GTTCGGCGAGCGCTTCCCGTGTATGTCGGATGCGTACGACCGCGGTCTGCAGCGGCTGGTTCACTCGCTCGCGGCCGAGCTGGATTACTCCGGATTCATTCAGGAGGGAGTGTACAGCGCTTTAGGAGGACCGTCCTTCGAGACCGTGGCTGAATGCAGAATGCTGCGTTCTCTCGGAGCGGACGCCGTCG GCATGAGCACGGTTCACGAGGTGATTGTGGCGCGTCACTGCGGGATGAGGGTGCTGGCTCTGTCTCTGATCACCAATCAGGCGGTGATGGACTACGACAGCGAGAAGAAGGCCAATCACGAGGAGGTGCTCCAGACGGGGCAGCTGAGGGCGCAGCAGATGGAGAAGCTGGTGTCCGGCGTGGTCTCCCGCATGGAGCTGGCCGACAGACGACACTAA
- the pnp5b gene encoding purine nucleoside phosphorylase 5b isoform X3 yields MFPDSSTGGRSRREAGVRHAQRKAVRLHAGQVSSLRRTPHSEDVFRVVSGQTTMPMRVFKLMGVETVILTNAAGGLNPDFTVGDIMVIKDHINIPGFAGNNPLVGENDKRFGERFPCMSDAYDRGLQRLVHSLAAELDYSGFIQEGVYSALGGPSFETVAECRMLRSLGADAVGMSTVHEVIVARHCGMRVLALSLITNQAVMDYDSEKKANHEEVLQTGQLRAQQMEKLVSGVVSRMELADRRH; encoded by the exons ATGTTTCCAGACTCAAGCACAGG TGGACGGTCACGCCGGGAGGCTGGTGTTCGGCACGCTCAAAGGAAAGCCGTGCGTCTGCATGCAGGGCAGGTTTCATCTCTACGAAGGACACCCCATTCAGAAG ATGTTTTTCGTGTTGTTTCGGGGCAGACCACGATGCCCATGCGTGTGTTTAAGCTGATGGGCGTGGAGACGGTGATCCTGACCAACGCCGCCGGAGGACTCAACCCGGACTTCACCGTCGGAGACATCATGGTCATCAAAGACCACATCAATATCCCGGGCTTCGCTGGAAACAACCCGCTGGTGGGAGAAAACGACAAGAG GTTCGGCGAGCGCTTCCCGTGTATGTCGGATGCGTACGACCGCGGTCTGCAGCGGCTGGTTCACTCGCTCGCGGCCGAGCTGGATTACTCCGGATTCATTCAGGAGGGAGTGTACAGCGCTTTAGGAGGACCGTCCTTCGAGACCGTGGCTGAATGCAGAATGCTGCGTTCTCTCGGAGCGGACGCCGTCG GCATGAGCACGGTTCACGAGGTGATTGTGGCGCGTCACTGCGGGATGAGGGTGCTGGCTCTGTCTCTGATCACCAATCAGGCGGTGATGGACTACGACAGCGAGAAGAAGGCCAATCACGAGGAGGTGCTCCAGACGGGGCAGCTGAGGGCGCAGCAGATGGAGAAGCTGGTGTCCGGCGTGGTCTCCCGCATGGAGCTGGCCGACAGACGACACTAA
- the pnp5b gene encoding purine nucleoside phosphorylase 5b isoform X1, translating into MFPDSSTGWALSRYGYEECKATADWLLAQAPVRPLLGVVCGSGLGGLAEMLKDQTAVRYGDVPGFPQSTVDGHAGRLVFGTLKGKPCVCMQGRFHLYEGHPIQKTTMPMRVFKLMGVETVILTNAAGGLNPDFTVGDIMVIKDHINIPGFAGNNPLVGENDKRFGERFPCMSDAYDRGLQRLVHSLAAELDYSGFIQEGVYSALGGPSFETVAECRMLRSLGADAVGMSTVHEVIVARHCGMRVLALSLITNQAVMDYDSEKKANHEEVLQTGQLRAQQMEKLVSGVVSRMELADRRH; encoded by the exons ATGTTTCCAGACTCAAGCACAGG GTGGGCTCTGTCCAGGTACGGTTACGAGGAGTGTAAGGCCacagctgattggctgctggCTCAGGCCCCGGTGCGGCCCCTGCTGGGCGTCGTGTGCGGCTCGGGGCTCGGGGGACTGGCCGAGATGCTGAAAGATCAGACGGCGGTCAGGTACGGGGACGTCCCGGGCTTCCCGCAGAGCACCG TGGACGGTCACGCCGGGAGGCTGGTGTTCGGCACGCTCAAAGGAAAGCCGTGCGTCTGCATGCAGGGCAGGTTTCATCTCTACGAAGGACACCCCATTCAGAAG ACCACGATGCCCATGCGTGTGTTTAAGCTGATGGGCGTGGAGACGGTGATCCTGACCAACGCCGCCGGAGGACTCAACCCGGACTTCACCGTCGGAGACATCATGGTCATCAAAGACCACATCAATATCCCGGGCTTCGCTGGAAACAACCCGCTGGTGGGAGAAAACGACAAGAG GTTCGGCGAGCGCTTCCCGTGTATGTCGGATGCGTACGACCGCGGTCTGCAGCGGCTGGTTCACTCGCTCGCGGCCGAGCTGGATTACTCCGGATTCATTCAGGAGGGAGTGTACAGCGCTTTAGGAGGACCGTCCTTCGAGACCGTGGCTGAATGCAGAATGCTGCGTTCTCTCGGAGCGGACGCCGTCG GCATGAGCACGGTTCACGAGGTGATTGTGGCGCGTCACTGCGGGATGAGGGTGCTGGCTCTGTCTCTGATCACCAATCAGGCGGTGATGGACTACGACAGCGAGAAGAAGGCCAATCACGAGGAGGTGCTCCAGACGGGGCAGCTGAGGGCGCAGCAGATGGAGAAGCTGGTGTCCGGCGTGGTCTCCCGCATGGAGCTGGCCGACAGACGACACTAA
- the LOC122327931 gene encoding GTPase IMAP family member 4-like yields MSEQGASRYGQRPGSNEGNGDVCSPSQTQGSAGGDPLGENQLRLVLLGKTGAGKSATGNSILGNRCFDEDLSMGSVTKESKKACAAVEGRELLLIDTPGFFDTDLKEEELQKEAVHCLTLCAPGPHVFLIVIPIERYTEEQQRTVHMILEMFSGDISDHSILVFSHADRLNGEPIERFVSRQNAKVQELVERFGRRFVAFDNTNPANRVQVRRLLQKATQLLVRNNYGHFVNEVTEAVQAAKSIMEEKAAERARKIKEEVKNAADVRRRALISYMNEERREADQRRKRVQRRIDQIQTDVMKEEQNVRPIPERLRRFAASLRAELENMRRLEQRCMEEERERKEREEREYTDLDVWMQEEEQRKLSEAGQASPLSPDDHKRLIMLTMFLLGIGASFAPALLPLLFPAAPAVETGLAAGLLSKLLAAEGWGLVWVLAGVAKAAVLTRCSIQ; encoded by the exons ATGTCCGAGCAAG GAGCGAGTCGTTACGGGCAGCGGCCCGGCTCAAACGAGGGAAACGGAGATGTTTGCTCTCCCTCTCAAACTCAAGGTTCAGCTGGCGGCGATCCGCTCGGAGAAAACCAGCTGAGGCTGGTCCTGCTGGGAAAAACCGGTGCGGGGAAAAGTGCGACGGGAAACAGCATCCTGGGAAACAGATGCTTTGATGAAGATCTGAGCATGGGTTCGGTCACTAAAGAGAGTAAGAAAGCGTGTGCTGCGGTGGAAGGACGAGAGCTTCTTCTCATTGACACGCCTGGGTTTTTTGACACCgatttaaaagaagaagaattacAAAAAGAAGCAGTTCATTGCCTGACCTTGTGTGCTCCCGGTCCTCATGTGTTTCTGATCGTTATACCGATAGAACGATATACAGAGGAGCAGCAACGCACCGTACACATGATTCTGGAGATGTTCAGTGGAGACATCAGCGATCACAGCATCCTGGTCTTCTCCCACGCCGACAGACTTAACGGAGAACCCATCGAAAGGTTCGTGTCCAGACAAAATGCTAAAGTTCAAGAGCTCGTGGAGAGATTCGGGAGGCGTTTCGTGGCCTTTGACAACACAAACCCTGCAAACCGAGTACAAGTGAGACGGCTCCTGCAGAAAGCGACGCAGCTGCTGGTCAGGAATAATTACGGTCACTTCGTTAATGAAGTTACTGAGGCGGTGCAGGCCGCAAAGAGCATCATGGAAGAAAAAGCGGCCGAGAGAGCGAGGAAAATAAAGGAGGAGGTCAAGAATGCGGCCGATGTCCGTCGGCGTGCGCTTATCTCTTACATGAACGAAGAGAGGCGAGAAGCTGATCAGAGAAGGAAGCGCGTTCAGCGCAGGATCGATCAGATTCAGACGGATGTGATGAAGGAGGAGCAGAACGTGCGGCCGATTCCGGAAAGACTGAGACGCTTCGCTGCGTCTCTGAGGGCCGAGCTGGAGAACATGCGTCGACTGGAGCAGAGATGcatggaggaggagagagagagaaaggaaagagaagagagagaataCACCGACCTGGACGTCTGGATGCAAGAAGAGGAGCAGAGGAAACTGAGCGAAGCAGGACAGGCCAGTCCTCTTTCTCCTGATGATCATAAAAGGCTGATTATGCTGACCATGTTTCTGCTGGGGATCGGGGCTTCGTTCGCGCCCGCTCTCTTACCGCTGCTGTTCCCCGCAGCTCCAGCGGTGGAAACCGGGCTGGCGGCGGGGCTTTTGTCCAAACTGTTGGCTGCGGAAGGGTGGGGTTTGGTTTGGGTGCTGGCTGGAGTGGCCAAAGCTGCGGTCCTGACCCGCTGCTCCATCCAGTGA